Sequence from the Candidatus Margulisiibacteriota bacterium genome:
CCTCGCCGTGGATAAGCACAAAGCTTGCTTCCCTGAACGGGGGCGCGACCTTGTTCTTGACCACCTTGACCCTGACCCTTGAGCCTATTATTTTATCCGCCTCCTTTATCTTTTCGATCACCCTTACATCAAGCCTGACCGAACAATAGAACTTGAGCGCTCGTCCTCCCGGGGTCGTTTCCGGGTTCCCGAACATGACCCCGATCTTTTCCCTCAACTGGTTGATAAAGATAACAATGGTCTTTGACTTGCTGATAACTCCGGTGAGCTTTCGCAGAGCCTGGGACATTAGCCTTGCCTGCATGCCCATCTGCATATCGCCCATGTCGCCGTCAACCTCGGACTTGGGTACCAGAGCGGCCACGGAATCGATAACGATCACATCCACTGCCCCGCTGCGGACCAGCGTTTCGCAGATCTCAAGGGCCTGCTCGCCGTAATCCGGCTGCGAGATGAGCAGATTGTCTATGTCCACCCCCAGCTTTTTTGCATAGACAGGGTCAAGCGCGTGTTCGGCGTCTATGAACGCGGCTATGCCCCCTTTTTTCTGCGCCGCCGCTACCACATGCAGCGAAACCGTGGTCTTTCCGCCTGCCTCAGGACCGTATATCTCTATAACCCTTCCCCTCGGCAGACCCCCGACGCCTAAAGCCGCATCAAGGGATATGGAACCCGTGGGGATGGACTCTACCGTGAACCTGGTGGAATCCCCCATCTTCATTATCGAGCCCTTGCCGTAATTCTTCTCGATCTGCGAGATCGCCAGCCCCAGAGCCTTGGTCTTTTCGTCAGCCATATCGTTTCCCCTTTCTTTGGTTTATATGTTCTTTACAGCAATTTCGGCGCCACCTCGACTCTGGTTCGACTCGGGCACTTCGTTCCCTCGCTCACCATTCGCTCGGTGCAAGCATCATTTTCCGTCCATTTGCTGACCTGTAACATGTAGCCACAAAAGGCCCATCGCGGCCTGAGAGGCCTTTTCCCTTATCTCTTTCCTGCTTCCGGAGAGCTTTAACTCCCTGCATTCGGTCCCCTTGTCGGAGGAGATGGCCACATAGGTCAGTCCCACCGGTTTGGGAGGGGTTACCGTGGCGGGTCCGGCCACTCCTGTTGCCGAAAGCCCTATCATGGTCTTGAATTTCTTTCTTATATTTTCGGACATTGCCCTGGCAGTTTCTTCGCTAACGGGCCCGGAATTAGCTATTATGGAAGCAGGAACCCCGAGTTCGAGCACTTTTACTCTGTTGGTGTAGCAGACAAGGCCTCCCACAAAATACTCCGAGGCCCCGGCCACTGCTGACAGCCTTTCGCAGATCAGTCCCCCTGTCAGTGATTCCGCAACGGAAACTGTCAATCTTTCTTTTTTCAGGGTCAGGGCTATCTCGTCATCTGTTATCTTCCCGATAGCCGATAGTATTTTTGTGTGAAAGTCCTCAAATGCCGAATTCTTGAGCTCTTCAGCCATTATCTGGCCCTCCGAAGGGACCTTCTATCTGAGAATAGAAACCTTTAAAATAGTCCCAGCCGGAAACAAGGCAGAGCAGAAATGAGACCCAGAAGAACAGATATCCAATACCCCAGTTAAGGACCAGGAAAAAGACAGAGGCCATCTGAAAAGCGGTCTTCCATTTTCCCATCGGGGAGGCCGCAATTATGCGTCCTTCTTTTGCCGCCCAGGTCCTGATCCCCATAACAAGCAGGTCTCTTGCTATTATCGCCAGGACCACCCACGAAGGCAGCTTGCCAACCTCAACAAAGACCAGAAAGGCTCCCAGGACAAGTACTTTATCGGCAAGGGGGTCCAGCAGTTTACCAAGTTCGGAGACTTGGCCTGTTTTTCTGGCAAGGTGTCCGTCAAGCGCGTCGCTGAGGCACAATGCCAGGAAAAGAGCGGCGGCAAGATAAGGGCTCCAGGTCAGCGTTTGGGCAAGCAAAAGGTATACGAACAGGGGAATTAACAGGAGCCTTGTCAGAGTTATCCTGTTAGGTAAGGTCAAATCCCGCAGCCCGGCCGCAGTTATTTGGTGGAACGATTTTTACCGTTCTTTCGGCAAATTCCAAGGCCTTTATAATTCTCATATATGTTATCCCGTTATGAATTCCACCATGAACAAACAAAAAACTTATCCTGTTATCCCCTTGATCACAGGTATGAATTTAATGCTTTAATCAATTATAGCATTTTGGGCGTAAAATTCAATGGGACAGGGGGCTTAGCGGTAGTTGACAAATTGCAGTTCTATGGGCAGGGAGGCCTTCCTTAGCGAAACGATGACCGTTTGAAGATCGTCCTTGTTCTTTCCCGAGACCCTTATCTGGTCCCCCTGGATCTGCGCCTGCACCTTCAACTTGAGGTCTTTGATGAGCTTTATTATGTCTTTGGCCCTGTCCTGAGGGATCCCCTGCTTAAGCTTTATCTCCTGTTTGGCAGTCCCGCCCAGGGCGGATTCTATCTTGCCGTATTCAAGGAATTTGATCGAAATCCCCCTTTTTATCAGTTTGTTCTGGAGTATGTCGTTTACGCTTTTAAGCTTGAACTCATCTTCAGATACCAGTTTAAGGACCTCTCCCTCAAGTTTTGCCTCGCTGATGGAGCCCTTAAAATCGAACCTCTGCCTTATTTCCATCATGGTCTGGTTAAGGGCATTGTCCAGCTCGGGCATGTTTATTTTTGACACTATGTCGAATGAACTGTCTTTTGACATGGCAAAATTATAACACATGCTAGCTGCGCCCATGCGGCCTATTGCCCGTACGGGACCTCATGATGATATAATAATAAAAGGAAACAGAATGGCATTAATAGTTCAAAAATACGGGGGGACCTCTGTCGGCTCTGCCGAAAGGATACAAAAGGTTGCGGAAAAGGTCGTAAAGACCAAACGGGCCGGCAACGAAGTGATCGTTATAGTGTCCGCGATGGGGCATACCACGGACGAACTGGTATCCCTGCTAAAAAAGATCACCAATAATCCCGATCCAAGGGAATACGATATGCTGCTTTCTACCGGAGAACAGGTATCCGCGGCTCTTCTTGCTTCGGCGATCATTGAACTTGGCGAAAAGGCCGTGTCCTTGACGGGCGGTCAGGCGGGGGTCATTACGGAGGACATCCCTTCCAAGGCCAGGATAAAATCCGTTAAATTTGACAGGCTCAAAAAAGAGCTGGCACAGGACAGGATCGTGGTGGTCACGGGCTTTCAGGGGATAGACAGCAAAGGGGACATCACAACCATTGGCAGGGGAGGGTCCGATACCTCTGCTGTTGTTATAGCGGCCTCTCTTAAGGCCGATGTCTGCGAAATATACACGGATGTGGACGGGATCTACACCACAGATCCCAGGGTGGTGCCGCAGGCAAGAAAACTTGAGAGGATCTCCCACGATGAGATGCTGGAAATGGCCTCGGTGGGGGCCGGAGTAATGCATCCCAGGGCCATAGAATGCGGAAAGATCTACGGCATAGACATACATGTCCGCTCAAGCTTTAATAACAAAGAAGGCACTATAATCACAAAACTTTCCGCCAAGGAGGTCAAGGAAATGGAAAAAAGAGGCCTGGTCACGGGCATTGCTTTTGACAGTGATGTAGCCAAGATAGGGGTGCTTCAGGTTCCGGACCGTCCAGGAATAGCTTCGAAGGTGTTCTCTGCGCTGGCGCAGGAGAACATAAGCGTTGACATGATAATCCAGAGCATTCACGGGGGCAATGTTGCAGACCTTGCCTTTACCGTTTCGGGCGGAGAGGTAAAAAGAGCCCTTCAGGTCATCAAGGCGGCAAACGAAAAGATCGGAGCAAAAGTAATAGTGTCCGATGACAGCGTAGCAAAGATCTCCCTCGTAGG
This genomic interval carries:
- a CDS encoding aspartate kinase, whose translation is MALIVQKYGGTSVGSAERIQKVAEKVVKTKRAGNEVIVIVSAMGHTTDELVSLLKKITNNPDPREYDMLLSTGEQVSAALLASAIIELGEKAVSLTGGQAGVITEDIPSKARIKSVKFDRLKKELAQDRIVVVTGFQGIDSKGDITTIGRGGSDTSAVVIAASLKADVCEIYTDVDGIYTTDPRVVPQARKLERISHDEMLEMASVGAGVMHPRAIECGKIYGIDIHVRSSFNNKEGTIITKLSAKEVKEMEKRGLVTGIAFDSDVAKIGVLQVPDRPGIASKVFSALAQENISVDMIIQSIHGGNVADLAFTVSGGEVKRALQVIKAANEKIGAKVIVSDDSVAKISLVGVGMVGAPGVAAKMFDTLAKNGINIQMISTSEIRISCVVDGKQAKKAVQVLHEAFELAQ
- the recA gene encoding recombinase RecA, translating into MADEKTKALGLAISQIEKNYGKGSIMKMGDSTRFTVESIPTGSISLDAALGVGGLPRGRVIEIYGPEAGGKTTVSLHVVAAAQKKGGIAAFIDAEHALDPVYAKKLGVDIDNLLISQPDYGEQALEICETLVRSGAVDVIVIDSVAALVPKSEVDGDMGDMQMGMQARLMSQALRKLTGVISKSKTIVIFINQLREKIGVMFGNPETTPGGRALKFYCSVRLDVRVIEKIKEADKIIGSRVRVKVVKNKVAPPFREASFVLIHGEGINKEGDLLDLAVSYNIVQKSGAWYLFGEEKLGQGWDNSRQYLKDHKDIFVKIENAVRKVIDAQNPGAKHQKEEPKKKK
- the pgsA gene encoding CDP-diacylglycerol--glycerol-3-phosphate 3-phosphatidyltransferase encodes the protein MTLPNRITLTRLLLIPLFVYLLLAQTLTWSPYLAAALFLALCLSDALDGHLARKTGQVSELGKLLDPLADKVLVLGAFLVFVEVGKLPSWVVLAIIARDLLVMGIRTWAAKEGRIIAASPMGKWKTAFQMASVFFLVLNWGIGYLFFWVSFLLCLVSGWDYFKGFYSQIEGPFGGPDNG
- a CDS encoding CinA family protein; this translates as MAEELKNSAFEDFHTKILSAIGKITDDEIALTLKKERLTVSVAESLTGGLICERLSAVAGASEYFVGGLVCYTNRVKVLELGVPASIIANSGPVSEETARAMSENIRKKFKTMIGLSATGVAGPATVTPPKPVGLTYVAISSDKGTECRELKLSGSRKEIREKASQAAMGLLWLHVTGQQMDGK
- a CDS encoding YajQ family cyclic di-GMP-binding protein, yielding MSKDSSFDIVSKINMPELDNALNQTMMEIRQRFDFKGSISEAKLEGEVLKLVSEDEFKLKSVNDILQNKLIKRGISIKFLEYGKIESALGGTAKQEIKLKQGIPQDRAKDIIKLIKDLKLKVQAQIQGDQIRVSGKNKDDLQTVIVSLRKASLPIELQFVNYR